In the Sorghum bicolor cultivar BTx623 chromosome 4, Sorghum_bicolor_NCBIv3, whole genome shotgun sequence genome, TAAGATCGCCACTGATCGACAGCTATAAGAATGGCCAAGTACTCTTTCTCATATGTAGATAACCCACGAGTTTTGGGTCCCAACGATTTGCTCACAAATGCTAGAGGATGTCCATTCTGCAGGAGAACTGCACCCACTCCAGTGTCACTTGCATCGGTCTGGAGCTGAAATGGCTTACAAAAATCTGGCAGAGCCAGGACCGGAGCCTCAGTAAGTGCCTGCTTCAGAGTGTTGAAAGCAGTCGTATGGTTGAGAGTCCAAATGAACAGGGTACCCTTCTTGAGTAGGTCTGTCAACGGCCGAGCGATGACTGCGTAGTGCTGCACAAACTTGCGATAATAGCCGGTAAGGCCCAGAAAACTGCGCAGCTGTTTGACATCAGTTGGAGTAGGCCAAGCTTGAACTGCTGCTATCTTGGTAGGATCTGTAGAAACCCCAGCGGCACTGACAACATGTCCCAAGTAGTTGATGGACTGCTTAGCAAAGCTGCACTTGGACAGTTTAACCAGCCACTGATCCTGGGAAAGAAGTTCAAAAACTTGAGCCAAATGTTGGACATGATCTGCATACGTGGCGCTGTAGACAAGAATGTCGTCGAAAAAGACGAGCACACACTTGCGGAGAAGGGGATGCAGCGTTGTATTCATAGCCCCTTGGAACGAGTTTGGAGCTCCTGTCAACCCAAACGACATCACAGTATATTCAAACTGTCCACAGTGGGTCGGGAATGCAGTCTTGTGTTCTTCTCCAGGCGCGAGGCGAATTTGATTGAACCCGGCCCGCAGGTCTAAGCAAGAGAACCAACTGGCACCTGACAACTCGTCCAGAAGCTCATCAATAACAGGAATGGGGTACTTGCTTTTCACTGTCAATGCATTGAGCTGGCGGTAATCCACGCAAAAACGCCAACTGTTATCTTTCTTCCGAACCAGAAGCACCGGAGAAGAGAAGGCACTAGTACTTGGTCTGATAAACCCATTTTGTAACATATCATTGACTTGGGTTTCAATTTCAGTTTTGAGGGCAGGAGAGTACCGATATGGTCGGGCAGACACCGGTTGAGCACCCTGGACCAGCGGTATAGTGTGATCACAAGCACGGCGTGGAGGCAGCTCTGCTGGAACTTGGAACAAATGACTGTATTGCTGGAGCAAAGACTGAATCTCAGGTGGAACAGAAGGAAGATCCGAGACCGAAACAGTTTCTTCTGCAGGCAGGAGGTTGACAGACACCAGAGAACACCCCATCTGCTCAGGCAAGGCACCCTGCAATATGATATTGTCAGGACCGTAGGGAATCTGGACCCATCTCTGAAGCCAATGCACCTTCATGGGGGAGAAAGCCTGCAACCAATCCATACCCAAAATCATATCATATGAGCCAATGGGTATAAACTTGAGGGTGGAATGAAAAGTATATCCCTGGATAGACCACTCAGCATACGGAATATGACTGGTGCAAGGAACGGCACCACCATCGGCCACTTTGACAGTGGTTGGAGCAGACAAGGATGTCACTCCAGATAATTTTTCTGCAAAATTGGCATCCAGGAAAGAATTTGTGCTGCCCGAATCCAGCAGAATGTTGATATTGTGCCCTTGTATTTTGCCGGCAAACTGAAGTGTGCGGGGATGGAAGGTCTGGGAAACTGCAGCAGCCGACaataacataaaagaatgatccTCAGCTGGAGTATCATCTAATTCTGTATGACTGTCTTCGGTGAACAAGTCTTCACAGAGATCCCAAACTTCTTGAAGAGCATGGAGCTGCAGGGCTGGGGAGCATTTGTGACCGTGGTGCCATTTCTCACCACAGCGCATACAGAGACCGCGCGCCTTTCTGTAAGAGCGGAGCGACTGCAGCTTGTCATCCACTGAAGTACGGCGATGTTCTTGGCGGCGATCATCAGGTGGACGCCGAGATTCCGATGGCGCTGGAGGATCAGGCAACGCCATGCGCTGAGGTGGGGCTCCCAGCTGCAGGGGCGCCCGAGAGGACGCCGACTTGTGTTGTGCCGGTGCATCCGCTCGGCGATATTGGTGACGGCGCGATGGCTCGACCGCCTCTTCCTGCAAACACGCGAGGGAAACAGCAGAATCCAAATCGACAGGACGCTGAATAAGAACCACTGAACGGATATCGTCGCGGAGGCCATCGATAAAACGGGTAGTGTAGGAGAGAGTATCTGGGTGGGTGGAGTAAGCCGAGAGTTGTTCAACGAGATCGACAAATTGATCGGCATATTCCTGAACTGAAGCAGTCTGACGGATGTTAAAGAGTTGGCGCAGGAGAAGTTCATGTTGATCGCGGCAGAAACGCTCACGGAGCAGGATGCAAAACTCAGTCCAGCTGACTTGGGCGAGACGGTGGGCTATGGACTGAATCCAACGTTTGCCAGGACCAACGAACTGCATTGAAGCGACACGCACCCACACGGACGGATCAACAGAGTACATATCAAAATAGGATTCAGCGTGGGTAATCCAAAGCTGTGGGGTGGTACCGTCGAATTGAGGAAAATGCATTTTAGGTAATTGGCCTAGGTGAGGGGAATGGAAGGGTGGATCGGGTGGGAGGGGATCTGGGGAAAAATTGGGGTGGCACTCCACGACAGTGAAGGTGGGGTTTGGGGGAAGAGGAGGACGGGAACTCCGGCACATACCATTGGCCGGGGTCGGAGCTACGGTGGTGACCACACCGTAGCTCTTCGCCCGTGTAGTCGATTCGACGCCGTGCCCCTTGGGCCAGTCGGTCGTTGTCCCGGCAGGTGAGCGCGCGGCGACCAACCCGTGCTGATGGAGGGGGCCCGATGTGGGCAGCGCCTCGACAGCACCACCTCCGCTTGCACGGAGCTTCTTCACTTCCCAGCGAAGGGCGTCGATGAGTCCATCCACGCCCGGACGCCAGTCGTTGATTTCGCCGACCGCGCCCTCGACGGCAGCCACACGGTCGTCCCGCTCGTCGTTGATCTCGTGGATGCGGATCAGCTCGAGATCCATCATCCGCTGCTCGAGATCGGAGACCCGCTCGTCGAAGTGGGCGCCCCAGTTGTCGGAGACAACCGCGGCGGTGTACTGCGCGGCTGCGAAGTCCTCCAGCGACTTGATCCGTCGATCTACGGCCTCGTCATGCTCCTGGCGCTCGGTGGTGACTTCCTCGAAGCGGCGCTCCCACCGCTCCCAACGCTCGCCGGAGTCGTCGCGGAGCCGATCGATCCGCTCGAGGATCTCATCGCAGAGGGAGAGCACGTTGGGATCCATGGCCCCCTTGGCGCGCTGGAGACGGGTGAAGTGGGTATGCGGCTTCGGCGGATCCAGCCCTCGCAGGCACTGGATCGtcggctttgataccagatgtcAACTCCGCTCAATCAGCGGCGACGAGTTGCTCTGGATAGTTGCTAGCCCGCCGGCAGGCTGACGGCTGCAGAATAGTTTAGGGTTTGCTTACATCAAGTTGGATGCGAAATCTCAGCTACTCTCCTCTATTTCTACTCCTCCCCGTTGGGCTGGGTTTCACAAGTATTACAAACCCAATCTGGGCCAGTCACTCTTTTGTTCTTGGGCCTCTGGCGCGTGCTCTTCCTGGGCTCACCCTTGGGCTTGGAGATGACCGGGTGAGGAGGCATGACATGCGCTAGCTTCTTGCTCGGGTACGGGTACAACGTACCCCGGCCCGGCGacggcaatggcaatggcaatgacaaagggaaagctgctgctgctgcctgtgAGTGTGCTGTGTGACCCAGAGGATGGATGGACGTGATGGGATAAATAGATGGTCGCCGGGGGCTGCAGTTTTTTTTTACCTGCCCGGTTTAACTGGGCTCGATGTATTCTCAGGTGAAAaattataattaattatttcttttatttatatttaatactccatacatgtgctcTCGGTCACCACTGAGGCCCCCTTTGGTTTGAAGGAATTTCAAAGGAATTTTGGAGGATTAAATTCCTGAGGATTGATTCCTGTGAAGCCCAGTGAAACGAGCGAGCGGGAGACGAGGGAGCGAGGCGCGCGAGTCGTCCAGTTTTCGCGCCAGGAAAGTTTCCAAGAGCTCCGATCTAATTTTTTGTTTCCTGTACGACACAGACGTAGGAAAGGAATCCTAGGGATTTATTCCTTTACTTCTTCAATGAACCAAAGGGCTTCACAAGAATCAATCCTCAGGAATTTAATCCTCCAAAATTCCTTTGAAATTCCTTCAAACCAAAGGGGGCCTAAATGTAATCCAATGCAATGTCCGCACCAATGGttacggtacatgcatgaatgATAGTAGTAATTTTTCTTGAGTCATGCATGACAGCGTTTCTCTGCGTCAGGGTTGTGGCTGATGTATCCTATGCTTCGCAAAAAGATGTGATCAACAGTTATTTAATCACCGTGCATTAGACCAGTTTTAGTGACGAAGTTTTGTGACATTTGTCAGGTAACTGTAACAATAGGCTCCGTCTAGATATgaaactttctctctttttataaTATAATCTGCTAATAAGAGCTAAGTCATCAAATCTGCTGGTGTGCTACACTACAATATTAAATTAAATGAAAAATGAACGTtcaacaaaagaaaagaaaatagatCAAAGAATAGTTAGATTTGATAGAATCGGCAGAATAAATAAACGCTAGCTAGACAAGCAAGGTGGATGGGCCAAATGTGCGATTTGTGGCCCACTATTGCACCATCCCCTCCGAATTTCTCCCCAAACCAAAGAGCGACAAAAGTCGACTAGCAGGCAACAAGCGCGACCTCACCTCGCCGCCGGCGatggagccgccgccgcctcctgctCCGGCGACCCACTCCGCGCCCGTCCGCGTGCTCTCCCGCACTCCGCCGCCGTCCTCCCCGACCCCCTCTTCCGCGGGCCCCGCCCCGTCGCCAGCCTCCCGCGACGGGGTCGTCGCCGTCGGCTTCGTGGGCGGCGCGGGGAGCGCCCGCCTCGCCGACCGGATCCTCGATGCCCACGTCTTCTCCCCCGGCGGCTCGGCGGGGACCCTCGCCGGGAGCGTCAGGTACCACCGCGACGCCGGCAGGAGGATGGTGTTCCTGCACCTCGCGCCGCTCCAGACGGCGGTTGGAGGCTGCGGCGACGGAGACCTACCGGAGATGCTCTTCATGTTCTCTGTGAGCTCGGATTCTCACTCTGCTTTTGCTCATTAGATTATATACAGTAGGTCTGCAATATGGGAATCGAACTGCCGTGCCAAGCTGAGCCCCAGAGCCTCTGCCTCATTTGTCCTTTTGTATATGATCGACCAATTCTACTGCATCATGTCAGCCAGTTATTGACGATTTGGCACTTAAAACGCCAGAGCAGCTTGAGaatgctgtttttttttttttggcttaaaATGTCGTAGGTTTCTATACATGCTTCTGACTGATTATGTTTGTTGAATTGCCATCTTAGAGCTACACTTGTAAATTGTCGCTTTCATGTGTTCAAACCTGACTAATGTCTAGTTCTGTGACCGTAGATATTTTAGACTTCATCATCACATTTACCAGCCTGTGATGACTACTATGGTCTTGTTTCTTTGGTTTTCTGTGACAAAATGAAGGATTGATTGATTGGTTTTACTTCACAACATTCTAGGTCTGCCATGTAATTATATTTCTGCAAGATGGCTTCAGGTTTAACACACAAACCTTAAAGAAGTTCCGACTGCTGCAATCTTCAAAGCATGCTCTTGCTCCATTTGTCAAGTCATTGGTAGCAGCTGCGATGCCTGCCAAAACTGTTGCCTCTGACACCCCAACAAGAGCAACCCACAGGGCTTCCTCCATCTCCCCTCCAGCACGCCGTGGAGGTCACGCCGGTCGTCAGTCCTCGGCCATCTCACTTATGTCCGGGACCAGTTCAAATCCTTCTGTACTGCCAGGCCAATGCATTCCTGTATTGCTCTTTGTCTTTGAGGATGATGTGCTTGATGTTTCAAGTGCTGCAGCAAGTTCTGATGATATGGGTGATTCATCTTCATCAAATCAGTGTTCTACCTCTGATGGATTATCAAAACAAAGTTTAGCTTCAAAAAGTTCTGGTTCAGTGGTTATGCTTGCCCGGGCAGCAAACAAATCTGAGGGCAATTCAGCGAAAAAGCTACACTCGTCATTGGAGGGACAGATCCGTGTCTTGCTCAAGAAGTGCAGGGTACTTGCAGGCATGGAGCCAGGGCATATTGGCCCGAGGGGTGTAAGTAACATGAGTCATCATTTACCCCTGTTCTCGCTTGATACCTCGAGGGTTGTTGCACTGTTGGAACGGTACATCAATAAGAAACAGGAGCCACTGGACATCATTGCAGGATTATTTGAAGATTCTTTGTGCTCCAAATTGTCATTGGATATTCTTTCACTGGAAAACAACTACCACCCAACAAACCATGATGACTTTCAGTTGATCAAGGATTTTATATTTCGGCAGTCTGATGCCCTGAGAGGTAGAGGGGGATATTCAAGCAATGCAAGTGCCGGGTCTGTTTCTGGTGTTGGCAtggtggctgctgctgctgcagcagcagcagcatcagcTGCATCTGGGAAACCAGTTAATGCACCTGATCTCCCTACTTTTGATAAATGGTTGTCCATAAGTACCTCTATTCTAACTGCACTGTTGAGTGGAAGAAATGTGCTGAGTGGTCAGTCTGAAAGCAAGACTCATACAAGTCCTATTGAGAAGAATGACCAACTTCCTGCTGCAGGATCTAATGCTATTGAGATCGCATTATCGTGCTTGGAAAGTAATAATGGTCTGAACATGAAATTTTCTTCATCATGGTGCCAAAGGGTGCTTCCGGCTGCTAAGGAGATTTACCTGAAAGGTTTGCCTGCCTTTTACCCCACAAGCATGCATGAAGTGCAGCTACAGAAGGCATTGCGGTCCTTTGGCTCGATGGTTAAAGGACCAGCAGTCAGGGTATTCTTAAAGAAGCTAGAAGATGAGTGCCGGGCAATATGGGAATCTGGAAGGCAGCAATGTGACGCTGTTAGCCTAACTGGCAGACCATGTAAGCACCGCAGGCATGGCGATTTCTCTTCATCAGATGCAATGAAACAACATTCTAGTGGATATGTATTCCTCCATGCATGTGCTTGTGGCCGGTCACGTCGCCTTAGAGATGATCCTTTTGACTTTGAGACTGCCAATGTGTCTTTTAATTGTTTCCAAAATTGTGATGATCTACTACCTACCCTTGCGCTTCCAAGAGGCAGTGATGCTGGTTCGTTTTCAGTATCTTCTTGGCGCTTGGTGCGTCTCGGAGGAGCCAGATATTACAAGCCAACAAAGGGGCTTCTCCAAAGTGGAtttagctccaaggagaggtaTCTTCTAAGGTGGATTATATCTGTTGGTAAGGGGCAAGTGAGAAATGGCATTCGTTCTAATACTGTTACTTCATCCACAAGATCTGGTATGAACCCTCAGACTCCCCCAATAGTCACTGGTGAAGTAAAATCTGCTGTAACCCAAGTCACAGCACAAATTAAATCTGCAAAGCTCGAAAGTTCTGGAAAACAACCTGATATGGAACCAATGAGCAACTCAGGTATTAATTTTGGTAAAGGTCTGCCAAATTTTACTATGAAAAAACCCTTTGCTGAAGTTGTTGCTGGCACCACATCAAAAGATTCCGAGTTTCCTGCTCTTCAGCAGATGAGGCCACCGAAACCTGGTGGTCGAAAAGATGAGCGCCAAATGAATATAGGAGACCATCCTAATGGCCGAGGTCATGCGGCTGTCAGCCAAGGGCCTGTAGCTGAAACTGAATCTGCGAAAGCAAGCAGAAACAAGAGTAGTGAAAATTCTGATGGGAAGCCCTTTTTACAGATAGGGAGCAATATAGTACCAGTGATTGTTGGAAATGAGACTAGAGAAACTAGTCAGCAGGTACAACAGTTTGTTGTGTATGTTGGATTTGAGCATGAGTGTCCCTATGGTCATCGCTTCTTACTGTCAGAGAAACATATGAAGGAGATTGATTCTTCCTGTTTGTTGTATCAAAGACCTCATGTAAACAAAGAAGCAGAAGGCAAGCATGCACAAAAGTTGCTCCAAAATGCATCTGGTTTAATTGCATCTGCAGTGGACATAAACAGTGCacagaaaaacagtaagccatTGCAATCATCAGGGAGAAACAGCCAGCAGCAATCACTGCAGCTGAGGGTTGATGCAGAGACTTCACAACCTTCTCCTTGGCTTTCAGATCCACAGAATGGCAAAAGGGGGGAGCACTATTTTCCAAGCATTACAATTGATGATGGCGGAGAAGCATTTTCACTGATGAACAGAAACTTGCCAATATATATGCACTGTCCACATTGCAAGATCTCAGAAAGGAAGGAACATCAAGATGTAAAGTTTGCTGGTGCCGTGTCACAACTTCAACGGATTTTCATTGTGAGTAATGTTTTAACTGAAGTTTTTCTTTTCATAGTTAGATATGACTAAGTATCATCATTCACAATCTTACACCATGAAAATAGATTTTTAGTTGCTCCCTGTTTCGTATAGTACCGTTGAAGTTGAGACATGTTTCTTGTAGTATCCATAGGGACATTGTTCTGTAATCTTGTCTTCCTACTAATGTCTAGGTTCTCTTCAATGCAGGTGACACCTGATTTCCCTGTTCTATTGGCAAGCTGCCCACTTGTACAGTTTGAGGCAAGTACACTCATCTATATTCAGTGTGAATCATATATTTCCTTTACTCACCCCATAGAGTACTTATGGGAAGACATAACGTAGATGTAACAGAAAAGGTCACTGAGTGGAGTTATTGCCTTTTCCCTTTCTCTTCCAATCAGGGGTCATGCTTGCCATCGAATGTCTCTGATCATGATCGAGAAGGATCATTCAGTATTGGGTGCCGAGTTATCCTCCCACCTGAGAGCTTTCTTACAATGAGGCTTCCTTTTGTCTATGGTGTTGAGACAAAAGAGGGAAGTACATTTCCCCTCAAAAACTTTGAGCAAcaaccagaactcacagcaTGGCTTGTTGGAGGCACAGCCTTGCAAATCGTATCGGTAGGGGACGTCACCGAGAAAGAAACCGTTATGAAGTGATAGACATGTCATCTAAAGCTTTACTGGTTTTAACATGTTCTAGTCACGTGTCAGTGATGTGCCATTGGTGAGATGATAataactgttttttttttctttttctttcctgctATCTTCCCCACACAATTATTCTTAGTTCTCCTTTGGTTTGAATACTCAAGGTATTGAATATGTCTGTTGTTGTTTTAATTCATGCAGGATGCAGGATGGATGATTATATTCCTGTCTGAGGTTTTACTTGTACTCCTGAACTTGTGCTGCTAAGCTGTTGATACAACTATTGCTTCCTTTCACTGTGCTCCAAGCATTTTGGAATAGAAGTTTCGCTGATATCTACCTGGATGGTGTATATAGATGCACGCAGAGGGGACAGGCCACAGGTACAAGTTTGGTAGTTCTGTATTTTCACTCTTTTGGTACCCACAGTACTTGGCATACTCGTTCATTGCTAAGTACAGTATGTGTTACTGATGCAGGCAATTGCGCCGTTCTTGTCTTGTATACGAATATTTGCCACCGTGCCAGGAGGTAAAGTTTAGCTGGGTCTGTTTTTTTTAGGACTAGTGGATCAATCCGATTCCTTGACAGAGGCCTTTGGGCTGGGAGCTTCTGTAGTAAGATTATTAGTTCAGTTGAGCTGTGTAGTGCAATATTTTTTGGCCAGTTGATGTGCTGTTTTATTCCTTTGCGTGTTGAGAAATCGGGCCTTGGAATATAAAAAACGAGAAGAAGGAATTTTCTGAATGATCTTGTGGCAAACGGTTGCTTGAAATGCATGGTTTCCTCAAATAAACTTGACTGATCTACCTGTATGTATCCCTTATTCTTTCTTGTATATAAATGCAGTACAGGAATTTCCCGCAGCCTTGGGGAAAAAAAGAAGATGGGTTTGAGAAGTGATAACAGGAAAAAAACAGAGTTGTGTTGGAATATACTGTAGTGTATGGAGGACTGGGCTGGAGAATGTTGAAGCTGGAAGGAAACGCACGAGCAACTCCTGCTTGACAAGTGTAAAGGAAGCAGCAGCAGGCTGTGCGAGAAATTAAAGGTGGACGGACTGCGGGACGTGCCGCCGTGTTGATGATGCGTCCGAGTCGAGGTCTGCCCTTTTTGTTCTTTTTCACCTGCAAAACAGGCGTTTCCACGTGATGTGAATCATTCCAGAATGGCTGCTGGAGCCTGGAGGCGTGGTTTACAAAAGCAGCCCGGCTTGGCTCTAAAAGCTTCTTTCTTGTGTGTTTCTGCAATCCAAAACCCCTGGCAATCCAATCCTTGCAGTCCATATGGTATGGTATGGTACTAGTACCATTTGTCCAATCCAATGAGTGAAACCTTAGAAGCATGAGTGCATGAATTTGAGTTGCTTGGACAAGTCAGTACAACCACAGCCACTGATACCTAACCTTTTGCTTGGCCGATAGATAAGAATACCTGACTTGGACtggaactctctctctctctctctctctgctgcTACCGGACTGATGTAATTGCGAACAAACAGCTGGTTGGCTCAGGGTAACCAACGGCCGGCCGGAGCAGatggagatggacatggacatcCCTTTTAGCTTAGCTTCCTTTCCTTTCCTTTGTGATTGTGATCTGCTACTGCTGCAGATTCAGGGACCATATATGCATATTTCCAAATTAaatcaagaaaaaaaagaatcGTCACATGATCTGACTGAGTATTGATCTCCTATGTTCCGTGCTTGCACAAGCAGGAGCACGTGATGATGGTCTGTGTTGTGTGCGTGTCGACGTGTAGAGACACAGCGATGCACCAATGGCGGTTGCAACTCTAGCCACAGCTGCAGGAGTTGGGAGTTGGGTAGTGTTGTCCGCCAGTGCACTGTGCACATGCCGCCGCGTTCCACGCGCTGGGAATGATCGAAGGaggtggccggccggccggcgccaACATGCTGCTGCTGACGCGGTGGCCTTGCTTGCTAGTATAGTACCTGGCGTCAGTTCCTTCCTGGCATTAAATTAAACTATAATATAATAAAACCTATGGAATATTGGTGGTGGGGCCCACCGCCAGCACCTTGCAACGGTGATCCATCAGACATTCAGACCGGTCACCGGAGAGCCATGCATCTAGGCCTTGtgtagttttcaaaaaattttaagatttttcgtcacatcaaatcttgcggtacatatatgaagtattaaatatagactaaagcaaaaactaattacacagtttaattataatttacgagacgaatcttttaaatctagttagtttatgattagacaataatttgacaaacgaaagtgctatagttcaaaagttttgccaactgaacaagacCTTAACGAAATACTACAGATGGTACTGCTAGCTCACCTCTCTGCAGTCTGCACTCGGCTCGGCAGCTAGTCCTACACTCCTACTTGCAACTAGTTCTACAAGTAAGATTAGTACAGGCAACGCCCGTGATTAATTAAGCTCAACAGCAAACTC is a window encoding:
- the LOC8055335 gene encoding uncharacterized protein LOC8055335; its protein translation is MEPPPPPAPATHSAPVRVLSRTPPPSSPTPSSAGPAPSPASRDGVVAVGFVGGAGSARLADRILDAHVFSPGGSAGTLAGSVRYHRDAGRRMVFLHLAPLQTAVGGCGDGDLPEMLFMFSVCHVIIFLQDGFRFNTQTLKKFRLLQSSKHALAPFVKSLVAAAMPAKTVASDTPTRATHRASSISPPARRGGHAGRQSSAISLMSGTSSNPSVLPGQCIPVLLFVFEDDVLDVSSAAASSDDMGDSSSSNQCSTSDGLSKQSLASKSSGSVVMLARAANKSEGNSAKKLHSSLEGQIRVLLKKCRVLAGMEPGHIGPRGVSNMSHHLPLFSLDTSRVVALLERYINKKQEPLDIIAGLFEDSLCSKLSLDILSLENNYHPTNHDDFQLIKDFIFRQSDALRGRGGYSSNASAGSVSGVGMVAAAAAAAAASAASGKPVNAPDLPTFDKWLSISTSILTALLSGRNVLSGQSESKTHTSPIEKNDQLPAAGSNAIEIALSCLESNNGLNMKFSSSWCQRVLPAAKEIYLKGLPAFYPTSMHEVQLQKALRSFGSMVKGPAVRVFLKKLEDECRAIWESGRQQCDAVSLTGRPCKHRRHGDFSSSDAMKQHSSGYVFLHACACGRSRRLRDDPFDFETANVSFNCFQNCDDLLPTLALPRGSDAGSFSVSSWRLVRLGGARYYKPTKGLLQSGFSSKERYLLRWIISVGKGQVRNGIRSNTVTSSTRSGMNPQTPPIVTGEVKSAVTQVTAQIKSAKLESSGKQPDMEPMSNSGINFGKGLPNFTMKKPFAEVVAGTTSKDSEFPALQQMRPPKPGGRKDERQMNIGDHPNGRGHAAVSQGPVAETESAKASRNKSSENSDGKPFLQIGSNIVPVIVGNETRETSQQVQQFVVYVGFEHECPYGHRFLLSEKHMKEIDSSCLLYQRPHVNKEAEGKHAQKLLQNASGLIASAVDINSAQKNSKPLQSSGRNSQQQSLQLRVDAETSQPSPWLSDPQNGKRGEHYFPSITIDDGGEAFSLMNRNLPIYMHCPHCKISERKEHQDVKFAGAVSQLQRIFIVTPDFPVLLASCPLVQFEGSCLPSNVSDHDREGSFSIGCRVILPPESFLTMRLPFVYGVETKEGSTFPLKNFEQQPELTAWLVGGTALQIVSVGDVTEKETVMK
- the LOC110434864 gene encoding uncharacterized protein LOC110434864; amino-acid sequence: MDPNVLSLCDEILERIDRLRDDSGERWERWERRFEEVTTERQEHDEAVDRRIKSLEDFAAAQYTAAVVSDNWGAHFDERVSDLEQRMMDLELIRIHEINDERDDRVAAVEGAVGEINDWRPGVDGLIDALRWEVKKLRASGGGAVEALPTSGPLHQHGLVAARSPAGTTTDWPKGHGVESTTRAKSYGVVTTVAPTPANGMCRSSRPPLPPNPTFTVVECHPNFSPDPLPPDPPFHSPHLGQLPKMHFPQFDGTTPQLWITHAESYFDMYSVDPSVWVRVASMQFVGPGKRWIQSIAHRLAQVSWTEFCILLRERFCRDQHELLLRQLFNIRQTASVQEYADQFVDLVEQLSAYSTHPDTLSYTTRFIDGLRDDIRSVVLIQRPVDLDSAVSLACLQEEAVEPSRRHQYRRADAPAQHKSASSRAPLQLGAPPQRMALPDPPAPSESRRPPDDRRQEHRRTSVDDKLQSLRSYRKARGLCMRCGEKWHHGHKCSPALQLHALQEVWDLCEDLFTEDSHTELDDTPAEDHSFMLLSAAAVSQTFHPRTLQFAGKIQGHNINILLDSGSTNSFLDANFAEKLSGVTSLSAPTTVKVADGGAVPCTSHIPYAEWSIQGYTFHSTLKFIPIGSYDMILGMDWLQAFSPMKVHWLQRWVQIPYGPDNIILQGALPEQMGCSLVSVNLLPAEETVSVSDLPSVPPEIQSLLQQYSHLFQVPAELPPRRACDHTIPLVQGAQPVSARPYRYSPALKTEIETQVNDMLQNGFIRPSTSAFSSPVLLVRKKDNSWRFCVDYRQLNALTVKSKYPIPVIDELLDELSGASWFSCLDLRAGFNQIRLAPGEEHKTAFPTHCGQFEYTVMSFGLTGAPNSFQGAMNTTLHPLLRKCVLVFFDDILVYSATYADHVQHLAQVFELLSQDQWLVKLSKCSFAKQSINYLGHVVSAAGVSTDPTKIAAVQAWPTPTDVKQLRSFLGLTGYYRKFVQHYAVIARPLTDLLKKGTLFIWTLNHTTAFNTLKQALTEAPVLALPDFCKPFQLQTDASDTGVGAVLLQNGHPLAFVSKSLGPKTRGLSTYEKEYLAILIAVDQWRSYLQHAEFTIFTDQRSLMHITEQRLQTPWQMKLYTKLVGLQFQVVYKPGVSNLAADALSRHPDPPEHLNAISAPSHSWLADVAAGYNFDPFSKKLLQDLAVDSASHPPYTLLQGIIHIGDRI